In a genomic window of Patagioenas fasciata isolate bPatFas1 chromosome 39, bPatFas1.hap1, whole genome shotgun sequence:
- the LOC136115976 gene encoding RNA-binding protein 4B-like isoform X3 gives MVKLFIGNLPREATEQEIRSLFEQYGKVLECDIIKNYGFVHIEDRLAAEDAIRNLHHHKLHGVCINVEASKNKSKASTKLHVGNISPACTNMELRAKFEEYGPVIECDIVKDYAFVHMERAEDAVEAIRGLDNTEFQGGSRRRRPDPRADGRRARGCPPPL, from the exons ATGGTGAAGCTGTTCATCGGGAACCTGCCGCGCGAGGCGACGGAGCAGGAGATCCGCTCGCTGTTCGAGCAGTACGGGAAGGTGCTGGAGTGCGACATCATCAAGAACTACGGCTTCGTGCACATCGAGGACCGGCTGGCGGCCGAGGACGCCATCCGCAACCTGCACCACCACAAGTTGCACGGCGTGTGCATCAACGTGGAGGCCAGCAAGAACAAGAGCAAGGCCTCCACCAAGCTGCACGTGGGCAACATCAGCCCCGCCTGCACCAACATGGAGCTGCGCGCCAAGTTCGAGGAGTACGGCCCCGTCATCGAGTGCGACATCGTCAAGGATTACGCCTTCGTGCACATGGAGCGGGCGGAGGACGCGGTGGAGGCCATTCGCGGGCTGGACAACACCGAGTTCCAAG GAGGATCCCGCCGGCGACGTCCCGACCCTCGTGCCGACGGCCGCCGCGCCCGGGGCTGCCCCCCGCCCTTGTAG
- the LOC136115976 gene encoding RNA-binding protein 4B-like isoform X1 yields the protein MVKLFIGNLPREATEQEIRSLFEQYGKVLECDIIKNYGFVHIEDRLAAEDAIRNLHHHKLHGVCINVEASKNKSKASTKLHVGNISPACTNMELRAKFEEYGPVIECDIVKDYAFVHMERAEDAVEAIRGLDNTEFQGKRMRVQLSTSRLRTAPGMGDKSGCYRCGKEGHWSKECPVDRPGQVPDFTEAYTEQYGAVRTPYAAGYGDAVYYDEAYGGMADYYKRYRVRSYAAASAYDAYAEQTMAQYSQYAQYSQVQSSAVAASTAMAARIPTTLDAYDRALLPTPGAAAAVAAATAAAAAASSSYYTRDRSPLRRAAAAAGTVGEAYTYERGQLSPVSSVARASLYDVQRFGRDPYGDRARYSAF from the exons ATGGTGAAGCTGTTCATCGGGAACCTGCCGCGCGAGGCGACGGAGCAGGAGATCCGCTCGCTGTTCGAGCAGTACGGGAAGGTGCTGGAGTGCGACATCATCAAGAACTACGGCTTCGTGCACATCGAGGACCGGCTGGCGGCCGAGGACGCCATCCGCAACCTGCACCACCACAAGTTGCACGGCGTGTGCATCAACGTGGAGGCCAGCAAGAACAAGAGCAAGGCCTCCACCAAGCTGCACGTGGGCAACATCAGCCCCGCCTGCACCAACATGGAGCTGCGCGCCAAGTTCGAGGAGTACGGCCCCGTCATCGAGTGCGACATCGTCAAGGATTACGCCTTCGTGCACATGGAGCGGGCGGAGGACGCGGTGGAGGCCATTCGCGGGCTGGACAACACCGAGTTCCAAG GCAAGCGGATGCGCGTGCAGTTGTCCACCAGCCGGCTGCGGACGGCGCCCGGGATGGGAGACAAGAGCGGCTGCTACCGGTGCGGCAAGGAGGGGCACTGGTCCAAGGAGTGCCCGGTGGACCGCCCGGGGCAGGTGCCGGACTTTACCGAGGCCTATACCGAGCAGTACGGCGCCGTGCGCACCCCCTACGCCGCGGGCTACGGCGACGCCGTCTATTACGACGAGGCCTACGGCGGGATGGCCGACTACTACAAGCGCTACCGCGTCCGCTCCTACGCCGCCGCCTCGGCGTACGACGCCTACGCCGAGCAGACCATGGCCCAGTACTCCCAGTACGCCCAGTACTCGCAGGTCCAGTCCTCGGCCGTGGCCGCCAGCACCGCCATGGCCGCCCGCATCCCCACCACGCTCGACGCGTACGACCGAGCGCTGCTGCCCACCCCGGGCGCCGCGGCCGCcgtcgccgccgccaccgccgccgcggccgccgcctcctcctcctatTACACGCGGGACCGGAGCCCCCTGCGCCGCGCGGCCGCCGCGGCCGGCACCGTGGGAGAGGCCTACACGTACGAGCGGGGGCAGCTGTCGCCGGTGTCCTCGGTGGCCCGCGCCTCGCTCTACGATGTGCAGCGGTTCGGGCGCGACCCATACGGCGACCGGGCACGGTACTCGGCGTTCTGA
- the LOC136115976 gene encoding RNA-binding protein 4B-like isoform X2 translates to MVKLFIGNLPREATEQEIRSLFEQYGKVLECDIIKNYGFVHIEDRLAAEDAIRNLHHHKLHGVCINVEASKNKSKASTKLHVGNISPACTNMELRAKFEEYGPVIECDIVKDYAFVHMERAEDAVEAIRGLDNTEFQARPLAGGSRRRRPDPRADGRRARGCPPPL, encoded by the exons ATGGTGAAGCTGTTCATCGGGAACCTGCCGCGCGAGGCGACGGAGCAGGAGATCCGCTCGCTGTTCGAGCAGTACGGGAAGGTGCTGGAGTGCGACATCATCAAGAACTACGGCTTCGTGCACATCGAGGACCGGCTGGCGGCCGAGGACGCCATCCGCAACCTGCACCACCACAAGTTGCACGGCGTGTGCATCAACGTGGAGGCCAGCAAGAACAAGAGCAAGGCCTCCACCAAGCTGCACGTGGGCAACATCAGCCCCGCCTGCACCAACATGGAGCTGCGCGCCAAGTTCGAGGAGTACGGCCCCGTCATCGAGTGCGACATCGTCAAGGATTACGCCTTCGTGCACATGGAGCGGGCGGAGGACGCGGTGGAGGCCATTCGCGGGCTGGACAACACCGAGTTCCAAG CACGGCCGCTCGCAGGAGGATCCCGCCGGCGACGTCCCGACCCTCGTGCCGACGGCCGCCGCGCCCGGGGCTGCCCCCCGCCCTTGTAG